The sequence CATGATCACAGCCCaaattttaggtgtaaagtgatcaactttgcacctaaagtgaaaggaggccaaagcatgctcAGATGTAAAGTGTGCAAGTTGTCAAATTGCTGCCAGAagggtgatgcgccgcatctggaagtgatgcgccgcatcactatACCTTTCCATGTTTGCAGTTCAAATCCTCGACTGCAGATTCAATGCCCAGGCCTCGATGCGCCGCATCGagatggtgatgcgccgcatcactagTGTTTGATGCGCCATATCAGTTAAAAGCCCCGCATCCAAAACCTTCGGACTATTTTGCtgcatggatgcgccgcatccttaGAGTGATGCGCCGCATTGCTCTGTTTCACGcttcccgaaatctgcaaaatccgtgcaacacTTTAACTCATCTTTTGTGGCGACATTTCCaactttgtttaaatgtctccataCTCCAACAAATGGTTCATTTCATTCCGGTCTATTCATTTATTTACAGAATTTTACTTCTACTAGTGATGATTATTGAAAATTTTGAAGTTCTTTAGTAGTTTTGTTTAGGGTTTGTTTTTCATCTATATTTTGTGTGGGATTTTGATATATTCTGATAACTAGGAATATTTATATAATGAATGTAGCTTAGAGTCTTTGAGTTTAATTGACAAATTTATCTTATAGTTCTAGTGCATAAGCCAACACCAACACACCCATATCTTTGAGTTTACACTTGTTTTACAGGCTTTGCAAAATGTGTAACTTACATTAAGGAATAAGAAGAGTGATATGTGGTTGACacatgaatttttatttttatttatttatttttatatttaataaatagtTTTAAACATATATCGGTTAGCTTGTTTGAGCAGTTTATAATATTGTGTGTAGTTAACTTCATTTTGGTTTATTTTGTATAGCTAATCTACAATATTCACTATTTTATGTATGGAGTATTAGATTTTAGATTAGATAGTACTTTCATTGATGTGGCAACTTGTATGTATTCCTTACACTTTAAGACAAATAAGTAAAATTACCATTATATACACACACAATAGCATTATTATTCAAAAGTTGGATATACGCGATAGATCCAAATGAAGTTTGATACACATAATAGAGTTGGTGGTATACGTTTAGTACATTCTCACTCAGTATCTTCTTTATTATTCGAATGAAtgtaacagtttttttttttttttttttttttttctaacgcCAGCTAATAAAGTGACAAATGCATCAACATTAAAATCGAATCGTCGAAAAGGAAAGAAATCCAAGTTTGTTTCAAAACCCAAACGGATTTGGCAGGTGAAGAATCCAACTGTAAATTGGTTAGAGCTCCCAGAAGATTTAACAGCCAATATACTACAAAGAATTGGTGTGTTTGATATACTTCAAAATGCTGAGAAAGTTTGCACAACTTGGCGAAAAATTTGCAAGGACCCTTGTATGTGGAGGGTTATATCTATGGACAACCAAGGTGAATTGAGGGATCGGGCATTACGTAGGCCATTATGTATAAAGATATGTAAACTTGTTGCTGATAGAAGCCAAGGCCAATTGGTTGATCTCTCTATCCATGATTTTGGTAGATACGAGCTTCTTCGAGATATTTCGGACAGGTATGCATGCAAGGCTTATTATAATCTCACTGTTGTGCATTTTGTGCGTAAAAATTTCACGGCATATGATGCTTTTTAATCTTCTTAATTAATCTCATGATGCTAAGTCGATTTGTTTATttatttgctttttttttttttttttttttttttttgcaaactaTATAACTTAAGAATCTTCGGTGACTATCTAAATCTGTTTTTTTAGAAAAGACAAACTCACACACCTTAACACGATTTTCAAAAGTATTTTTATGTTTGATTTATAACttaattaatactattatcaaaTGGGAAGCTTTTTGAAAGTAGACATGTgcaataaaaatatgaaattttctaAAGATAGCCCTAAGGGCTATTTTAAGATATTAGGACATGCTTTCGGTACTTATACTTTGACAATACATCCTCTTAACCACCCCACTAACTTAAATGTATCAATTTTTATGCATATATTTTTTTCTTAAAGAGGACTAACATTAGACAACTCCTTAAAAATATATACGATAAGGATGACGATGTTTGTTATTgtgtttgttattgttattgtcattgtCATTGTCATTGTCATTGTTTGTTAtcgtcatcgtcatcgtcatcgtcatcgtcATATAGACGATGACGATGACGATAATACTAAAActgtaaaaataatataaataataatatataataataataataataataataataataataataataataataataataataataataatcataataatataacaattatttgTTTTTAACAGATCAAGCCAGCTTAAACGTCTACAACTCATACGTTGCCGAGGTGGAATGTACACACACTGGGGTGTTTTTCTTAGAAAATTTCCATTATTGGAGGAAATCAGTACCGAGTATACATGTCTTTGTGATAAAGATTTTGAAGATGTTGGACGTTATTGTCCCTTGCTAAAAACATTCAAACTGAATGCAGTATTCCCTATACTTGccgataaagaagatgatgatgatgcgaaCGAACTTGCCATAATTATTGCTAAAAATTTACCTAATTTAAGCC comes from Rutidosis leptorrhynchoides isolate AG116_Rl617_1_P2 chromosome 4, CSIRO_AGI_Rlap_v1, whole genome shotgun sequence and encodes:
- the LOC139840859 gene encoding F-box protein SKIP19-like; this encodes MKSRQRGDSDSAKLTKASTSKSNRRKRKLTDFQLEPAPEHNPRETMKADQANKVTNASTLKSNRRKGKKSKFVSKPKRIWQVKNPTVNWLELPEDLTANILQRIGVFDILQNAEKVCTTWRKICKDPCMWRVISMDNQGELRDRALRRPLCIKICKLVADRSQGQLVDLSIHDFGRYELLRDISDRSSQLKRLQLIRCRGGMYTHWGVFLRKFPLLEEISTEYTCLCDKDFEDVGRYCPLLKTFKLNAVFPILADKEDDDDANELAIIIAKNLPNLSHLELIGNTMTNNGLQAILDGCTHLESLDIRHCFYLDLKKDEIGKRCLERIKHVKLPNDSLEEGGICIFYVGDYHYDKLMEPSSDVSCESGISFDDSEYDDYYYDYGSDDGSINTYDPQECNDYVNLYYSR